Part of the Coregonus clupeaformis isolate EN_2021a chromosome 8, ASM2061545v1, whole genome shotgun sequence genome, GGCATCCTGATGCTTGGGTAGCAGCTTAAGGACAGAATGGTGGCCATTTTCCCTTTGTGAGACGGGCCTCATGTTCCTACAGGGTTAATCGCCCATCCATCTCCAGTTAcctcaattccatttaaatgcAGACTGGCTGAGAGGCAATGGGGCCATTTTGGATCGACTCGGCGGACCCAGGCAATTTGACTGCTCTTTCTTTCCACTTTGTTGGGAAAGTAATGAACTACAGCAGCCCAGAGAGACCGGCAGCGTCCACTTCATTTACTCTCCAGAGCTTGGCGCTTGTCAGGCTTCCTCCTCATTTCTCTAGTGGCTCGTTTTATTGCTTTGACCGAGGTTCTTTGGGATACTTTATATTTGCTTaaatttgtctttctctctcttgtttgCCATGTGAGCGGTTACAGCTCCAGGGAGAGCCGCTCTTAACTACAGGGCAGTGAGCTGGGGGGTTCGAGCAGTTTGGGGCAGAGCGTACATACTCATGCCAGGCTGGTAAAGCAGTTTCCTTAATAAATAAAAGGTGGAAGATCAGGGGTCGTGACAAATTGTTTTTTGCTCTGCTAGATTACGAGATGATTTAACTGCTTTTGAACGAAAGCATCGTGACATCAGGGATGTCAGATTCGTAACGTACAGACTGAAAACTGGACCTATTCACGCCTGCATGTCAGTGTTCAACATCGTCATGGagttaaagacatttcaagtcaACAACATAAGCCAGTCTATAACGGAGACCCCGTTACCGCAATGCATGTTGGTGAAAGGTTAACCACTACACTAGTACCCTAAGGTCTTACTGTACTGAGTTAGTGGCCTAGCATAGAACTAAGGCTTTACTCTGTCAGTGGGCTGACACTTCCCTGATAGAGATTGGTCTGTTTGACatcactgtctctctcctgtcagaCTCAGGGGACCGTGGGGGTAACTCCTCCACCACTCTTCCCCCCGTTCCACCAGGCAGGGCAGAGATGGGGGATGGGTGgatgcaggaggagaggaggaggcgtAATTACATCTTGCATGAACTTTCGGCAGACGGGGCGGATCTCTTTGCTCAGGGTGGCGCTGAACATCATGACCTGTTTCTCATGGGGGGTCAGACGGAATATCTCCTGGACGTCTCGGCGCATGTCTGAGGGAACGGAAAGAAGTACATCAAGGATGGGAGGATTCAGTTATCACTCACTATAGCTGAGTACATCACGGATGGGAGGATTCAGTTATCACTCACTATAGCTGAGTACATCACGGATGCAGCAGAttaatcaggggtgtattcattagtgcaaagCGTAGCAAACCGTAGAAACATGTTTTTGCAACAAAAATTAGACTTCCTTATTGGAGAAGTTCAGGTAGTTAGGCCCCTCCCCATTTCGGACGGTTTGCCTCCATTTTGGTTCCTATTAAATACACCCCAGGTCTGTTTGAGTGTCATTCAGATACTGTGAGGAGATCAGACTCACCAAGTTGCTCCAGCATCTTGTCACACTCGTCCAGGATGAAGTGTTTGATGTTTCGCAGGTTGAGGGTCTTGTTGCGGATCAGGGCCAGGATTCGCCCTGGCGTCCCCACCACCACATGGGGACACTCCTTCTTCAACACCTCCCCGTCCTTCTTTATAGACAGGCCACCAAAGAACACTGCCACCTGGTGAGAGAAAACCAGTGGTGAAACAGTGCACTTTAAAAACAATAAGTCTTTAATTTTAAACAGTTTGCTATTCCGTTAGCTGGCACCTCTACCAACGTTCTGGGGTTTGCGTCGGCTCATGCTTTTTTACTGAAACACTGCAGTTATTATCAAGACTCAAGGTTTTGAGGGTGTAGATAAACATTGTGTACCTTGATAGTTGGCATGTACTTGGAGAATCTCTCATACTCCTTGCTGATCTGAAATGCCAGCTCTCGGGTGTGGCACATCACCAGCACTGACACCTAAACAAAGACAGAAGTGGGCAGGATGGgtagttaacctctacgggatgggtagttaacctctacgggatgggtagttaacctctacgggatgggtagttaacctctacgggatggGTAGTTAATGCATTATAAAGCTTAGTGGGCAGGATGGGtagttaacctctatgggatcggtgttccgtatacgggacggttgagctaacgtgcgcaaATGTGATTAGcctgactgttgtaagtaacagcaaactttccaggacatagacatgtattttatgggcagaaagcttacattcttgttaatctaactgcactgtccaatttacagtagctattacagtgaaaaataccatgctattgtttgaggagagtgcacaacaacaaaaaacgtatcacagcaactggtttgatacattcacctctgaaggtaaataatgttcttacattcagtaatcttgctctgatttgtcatcctaagggtcccagagataaaatgtagcatagttttgtttgataaaatccatttttatattcaaatgtaggaactgggttcaacagtttgaacccttgctgtctctggcgccacacccaccctgcccggccatctagatgtgtgaaagttggtgtataagctaatgatccatcatgtatgacattcctgggagtgtgtaaacttacattttgtattaccatatcatttttgtatgttctctatagttatgtacttgaaaatgtatcattgaccaatttggcacatttggacagacttgatacaaaatagtccagtattgcaatgcttcactgtatCAATCTGAAattttgcacacactgctgccatctagtggccaaaatctaaattgcgactaaactgcaatattatattgtggcatttctcttgcatttcaaagatgataaaaaaattacaaataaatgaaaacgcatgtttttttgtttgtattatcttttaccagatcttatgtgtgttattctcctacattaatttcaaatttctacaaacttcaaagtgtttcctttcaaatggtatcaagaatatccatatccttgcttcaggtcctgagctacaggcagttagatttgagtatgtcattttaggtgaaaattgaaaaaatgggtctgatccttaagaggttaatgcaTTATAAAGCTTAGTGGGCAGGATGGGTAGTTAATGCATTATAAAGCTTAGTGGGCAGGATGGGTAGTTAATGCATTATAAAGCTTAGTACTTCACAGCTACTAATGGACTGATGGACCAAGACAATGACAACCCTAGCTCTATAAACCGTCCAGATGACAATGAGtgacagacagatggagagagagagaggcagagagagagaggcagagagagagagagagagagagggagtgagggagagagggagacagagagggagagagagagaggcagagagagagagagacaggcagagacggagggagggagagagggggagagagggagacagaggcagagagagacagaggcagagagagacagaggcagagagagagagagagagagagaggcagagacggagggagagagagagaggcagagatacaTTACCTGTCCAGTGACAGGCTCCAGCTGCTGTAGTGTGGCCAGAACAAACACTGCCGTCTTGCCCATACCAGACTTGGCCTGGCACAGCACATCCATACCCAGGATCGCCTGGGGGATGCACTCATGCTGAACTGAAAGGAAAATAGTTACtagaaatgactaaaatataaattacTACTGAATAATAATAAGGTACAGTAATTATTACCTAATTATCAACTAAGTGACTAAATCAAAAACACCTTaaaaagggatacttcgggatcacctactagcgttagcacaatgactggaagtctatggtaactgctagcacGCCCGAAGTATCCCTTGAAGTCAAATCATTGATGCAattactttacattttagtcatttagcaggcgctcttatccagagcgacttacagttagtgagtgcatacattttttcatactggccccccgtgggaatcaaacccacaaccctggcgttgcaagcgccatgctctaccaactgagctacaatgaGGCCTTGCTTGCAGATTATAGTTTGACAGTTGATCTGATTAATGGCAATTTGGCTTGAAGATTTCAGTGTAAGCTTATTATAATCAGCCAGTGAACTGCTGACCCCTGCAGCTCTTCAACAgggagtcccctgtagctcagttggtagagcatggcgcttgcaacgccagggttgtgggttcgtttcccacgggggtcagtatgaaaatgtatgcactcactaactgtaagtcgctctggataagagcgtctgctaaatgactaaaatgtaaaatgtaaaatggatgCCTTCACTAgcaaccaaacggaagcaaacgggccGAAACGGGAAGGAACCTGAACTTGctcgttttcgttgcaaaacgtCTTGCTATgctgtgcactaatgaatacaccccagtgtGGTGTGTGTTAGAAGCATGTATAGACTACAACCGTCTGGTTCTACTCACCCTCAGAGGGATGCTCAAAGCCACAGTCCACTATAGCCCTCAGCAGCTCTGGCTTCAACAGGAAGTCTCTAAAACCAGAGGAATGGATGGACACATAGGAGCCCTTCACACGCTCCTTCTTAATGGCCAGAATATCCCCTCCTGACAGATCTCCCACCGCGtccacatcatcctcatcatagtcCAAGAGCTCATTCTCCACGTCCTGCTCAGTCATCCTGCCAGGTAGAAAGAGAGGattacagagcgagagagagagagagagagagagagagagagagagagagagagagagagagagagagagagagagagagagagagagagagagagagagagagagagagagagagagagagagagagagagagagagagagagagagagcaagagagagagccagagagagagccagagagagagggggagacacaaagagagtggagagagaaatAGTCATAAACATGTCCTGTCGGGTGGTCACCTATGTAGACATGAAATACCCTCATTATAGTGCAAGATGCTTAAAGGAATActtctacttccccagagtcagatgaactcatggataccatatttatgtctctgcgtgctgtttgaaggaagttgctaaccaGTATTAGCGCAAtcgctaactagcattagcacaatgactggacgtctatggtaactgctagcatattagtagataccatagacttcctgtcattgtgctaatgcttgttagcattggctcgcaaaactacctcttaACTTCCTTCTTGCtgaatgcagagacataaaaatggtatccatgagttaaaTCTGACTCTGAGGAAGTACATGAAGAGCGTCATTGCCAACATCCGAAAGTATCCATTTAACTGTGTGGGGATTATTATGATGACAGGGTTAGGAAAACAAGCTTCCTTTAAGGTTAGCTTAATTTATATTTCTGCCAAATTATTATTGGAAATAAGTAAAAGTACTCATAACTATTCATTAGGGCTGCTATCATGTGTCAACTCATTAAGTGACAACATGAGTGGCAACATCAATGTCATGAATATTAATGAGTCTCGAAATAgaacctgtcaggtgaatggttGAGCTTTCTTGAATGCGTGATGTCACACAAATGCTCTACAGAGCCGTCTGCTGCCACCATGAGCAGTAACACTGACCGAACGACTTGGGAAACCCAAGAAATGAAAGCTTCACCAGCTAGCTACCAATCTATTTTAGTTTCACTGTGCCGATCATTCAAAATACAAGCCCACAAACTGTTATTTGTACCTTTCCACAAACGGGCTGGTATGTGTTACTTGATATGTTACAAGTTAACTCAAATGTAAACACAGAATAGGACATGAGCCCTACGATTAGTTAGTGGCTAACGTTACTGCCTGGCCAGTGAGCTAGCTatgctgaataaaaatataaaatgcaacatgtaaagtgttgaaatAAAAAGATGCCCGAAATTTTCCATGCGctcaaaaaacgtatttctctctaattttgtgcacaaatttgtatacatccctgttagtgagcatttctcctttgccaagataatccatccacctgacaggtgtggcatatcaagaagctgattaaacaacattatcattacacaggtgcaacttgtgcttgggacaataaaaaTCCATTCtaaaaatgtgcaattttgtcacacaatgccacagaggtctcaagttgagggagcgtgcaattggcatgctgactggaggaatgtccaccagagctgttgccagagaattgaaatgttattttctctaccataagcggccttcaatgtcgttttagagaatttggcagtacgtccaacaggcctcacaaccgcagaccatgtgtaaccacgccagcccaggacctccacatcctgcttcttcacctaggggatcgtctgagaccagccacctggacagctgatgaaactgtgggtttgcacaaccaaataatttctgcacaaactgtcagaaaccgtcttgGGGAAATTCATCTGCGTGCTCgacatcctcaccagggtcttgacccgaCTGCAATTTggtgtcgtaactgacttcagcgggcaaatgctcaccttcgatggccactggcacgctggagaagtgtgctcttcctGGATTAACCCCGGTTTCATGGCAGACAGCGTATATGGCGTCGTGTAGgctagcggtttgctgatgtcaacgttgtgaacagagttccccatggtggcggtggggttatggtatgggcagcagAGCATGTGAGGGGAATTGAGCGGTTGGAAATCCCGCTCCTGCGCTCCATGTGCTTTCCTATCGCTCCGCGCTCACATGAAAAAAAAAACTGCCGCTCCAAATTCGCTCATTAAAAATCACGATTTAACCAACACCCCATCTATTTGTGACTACATGGACCTACCAATTGGATtttaagtattgaaaccaaaaagtatttgaataaacatgaaaaggtgaatgtaagaagcgctcatcatttcaaatagtctacatgttatattaaacagcatataaacactctaaataggagccagacagggagcctaagaaggaaccaaatgaattatttaggctatattattatttcaattatttcaaggctatagcctacaaagaaatacattgtgaagtaTTTGCGAGTGCGAACCTAGTCTGGTAGGGACATAAAGGGCTCAGTATTgaaacaacattttgttgtattaaatcattatagtctataaattgcgcatgtagaattaaatacaaattaaatgaaaaatgacttattagtgcctttgaattcatttttagaaacacgagtttggccagtctgtggcttcatGCGTTGctgcctggagagccggccagcagtggataatatcctctccatggtgcctggagagccggccagcagtggataatatcctctccatggtgcctggagagccggccagcagtggataatatcctctccatggtgcctggagagccggccagcagtggataatatcctctccatggtgcctggagagccggccagcagtggataatatcctctccatggtgcctggagagccggccagcagtggataatatcctctccatggtgcctggagagccggccagcagtggataatatcctctccatggtgcctggagagccggccagcagtggataatatcctctccatggtgcctggagagccggccagcagtggataatatcctctccatggtgcctggagagccggccagcagtggataatatcctctccatggtgcctggagagccggccagcagtggataatatcctctccatggtgcctggagagccggccagcagtggataatatcctctccatggtgcctggagagccggccagcagtggataatatcctctccatggtgcctggagagccggccagcagtggataatatcctctccatggtgcctggagagccggccagcagtggataatatcctctccatggtgcctggagagccggccagcagtggataatatcctctccatggtgcctggagagccggccagcagtggatgatatcctctccatggtgcctggagagccggccagcagtggataatatcctctccatggtgcctggagagccggccagcagtggataatatcctctccatggtgcctggagagccggccagcagtggataatatcctctccatggtgcctggagagccggccagcagtggataatatcctctccatggtgcctggagagccggccagcagtggataatatcctctccatggtgcctggagagccggccagcagtggataatatcctctccatggtgcctggagagccggccagcagtggataatatcctctccatggtgcctggagagccggccagcagtggataatatcctctccatggtgcctggagagccggccagcagtggataatatcctctccatggtgcctggagagccggccagcagtggataatatcctctccatggtgcctggagagccggccagcagtggataatatcctctccatggtgcctggagagccggccagcagtggataatatcctctccatggtgcctggagagccggccagcagtggataatatcctctccatggtgcctggagagccggccagcagtggataatatcctctccatggtgcctggagagccggccagcagtggataatatcctctccatggtgcctggagagccggccagcagtggataatatcctctccatggtgcctggagagccggccagcagtggataatatcctctccacccctccagagccactggggatgttAACCACCCTTTGGCCACTCTcgccaggctgggcagagatgcagTCGTTTTTTTCTATTAGGTAGGCataaaggtttttaggcaaaataacctcCTTGAACATGGGAATATGCCAGGGCTACTGGGCCAAAATCAATcatggcctattgtatagatgatagaacaaaaatgaactaaacgtttaagagatctgatttttagtttataaatacttttCTACAACGACACACTTAATGatctacccacctcgttcctttcttttagcatgtgcacaTAGTGAGGacaccatcatgcttttgggatacgtgtcttttcagattccacaatgattctttagttgtggacattacatcacctcactccctctcttgctcttggtcctcatctttgtaagtcaccttgatttagcacctgtgtgttttatcagtttctttatgaaaatatttagcgaactccatgacagtagctaaagcaaggggctatagcagcacacaagtagactacaaatgcatgctgggccgggcatgccctgagctcgtgaagtgaACGCAACTGGAGCGGGTGAGAAGGCGGACGCTCCAGCCTCTGGGAATTCGCTCCACGCTCCAGCCTCTGGGAATTCGCTCCACGCTCCAGCCTCTGGGAATTCGCTCCACGCTCCAGCCTCTGGGAATTCGCTCCACGCTCCAGCCTCTGGGAATTCGCTCCACGCTCCAGCCTCTGGGAATTCGCTCCACGCTCCAGCCTCTGGGAATTCGCTCCACGCTCCAGCCTCTGGGAATTCGCTccacgctccagtcaaattgggcacgctccgctcacatactctgatgggcaggcataagctacggacaacgaacaaaattgcattttattgatggtaatttgaatgcacagagataccgtgacgagatcttgaggcccattgtcgtgccattcatccgccgccatcaccacatgtttcagcatgataatgcacggtccCACATCTCAAGGAtctttacacaattcctggaagctgaaaatgtcccagttcttccatggcctgcatcctcaccagacatgtcacccattgagcatgtatgggatgctctggatcgacgtgtatgacagcgtgttccagttcccggcaATATCGAGAAACtaagcacagccattgaagaggagtgggacaacatttcacaggccacaatcaacagcctgatcaactctatgcaaaggagatgtgtggcgcttcatgaggcaaatggtggtcacaccagatactgacttgttttctgatccacgcccctactttttaaggtatctgtgaccaacagatgcatatctgtattcccagtcatgtgaaatcgatagattagggcctaatttatttatttgaattgacggatttccttatatgaactgtaactcagtaaaatctttgaaattgttgcgttccTACTTTTGTTCAGTAATTAGCCATCCTCCTAAATGCGGTGGTCAGTGGATACACGATGAGTGGAACGTATGTCTGAAAATTCGTCTTATAATTGTAAGTTAATTGTAATTTAAATTGGTGGTTACTACTGGTTTCAGATCAGAGGCGAGAGACATTTTCGGCCATGTTTTGGTAAGGGCTCGAAGTGATGTCACGCACCCAAGAATCCTCAACCAATCACCCGACGGATATTATTGACTGACTGCCTCCAGGTATCCTACGAAAAGAAATGTCGCGTACcgtagttagctggctaacaaaCACGACCTGTGAGCTACCTGGCTAGCTAGCTTCTTTAGGTTGACAAACTCTCCAGCTAGCTGCTATCCTTTAGACGGTTTGCAACATGGGAAATTAACGCGATTAATATTTCAGATTTGTTTCCCTTGTGAGCACTGTTTACCTTATTCGTGATGAAGAAATGTAGCTACAGCGTTTGGAAATGAGAGCTATCGTTGGTTTTTAAATACGTAGTCAACGTGCGACTCTGTGAGCATGCGTTTAAAGTCCCCAAACTCCGACCTGCGCATTTGCCTGAGAAAAATTACAGGAACAATAACACGGAAACATGCTATAACATCTGGGTCTACAGAGAATGTAAGATTGGAAACTGTGGTATCTGGATACAGTTGTTTGACAGCAGGCTAGCTAACTATGTGTTCAAATGTGAACATAAGTCAGTTGTTAAACACATGACGTGTTGAAGTGAACAAGGTGCTAAATAAAGTGGCTAGCTGTATCTGTCAACCTCAAAAAGTTTGTTGTCAAATTTTTGATGACATTGTTCACTGAAATACTTAGCCAGTGATGTGTTTCACTGGAGAGCCCAACTGATGTCCTGAGTATGGGAACGTACTGCCTCTACTTGGGTTTTAAAATTGCgccgacagagagggctgcctcGCTAGTAGTCTTTAGGAAActgcagtataaaaaaaaaaagtattatttcttacattgttagcTCATAAAAtcttcctttacttagatttgtgtgtgttaGATATTTGTTgcggaactgttagatattacttgctagatattactgcactgtcggaactagaagcatttacatttaagtcatttagcagacgctcttatccagagcgacttacaaattggtgcattcaatttaggatagccagtgaTACAACCACCACtaggggaggggtagaaggattactgttagactattccaggtattccttaaagaggtaggggttcaagtgtctccggaaggtggtcagtgactccgctgaagcacaagcatttcgctacactcgcaataacatctgctaaccatgtgtatgtgaccaatacattttgatttgatttgaggacaCAGTCACCTGTCCGCGGTGAGGATGGGTTGTTTGTTGTCAGTTAAATTTCCCTGCTGGAGATAATGATGTATCCTACTGACAGACAGAATCATTAGCTAAAGGGGTCAACTGCTTGCCAGTCTGTTTGCGCTATCATGCCAACTGCCTAtcactcatcatcatcatcatcatggcaAACATGGCTTGACGATGAATGgtcccatagagaatgatagaggcctctagtggccaaaaggccgttttagcatgggcagcgccattgagggcttccaccattttaatgtagtcaactgggtgggacttccaactacattggctgatccctcctggtgaccctgttggagtcatgtccaaccgggtcatcaggagggatcagccaatcgtgaagaagaaaatggactacttcaaaatggagatgacctcaatggcgctgcccatgctgtcacagacccTATAgatcctctatctatctctatggaataataatatgccatttagcagacgcttttatccaaagcgacttacagtcatgtgtgcctacatttttatgtatgggtggccccggggatcgaacccactacccgggcgttacaagc contains:
- the LOC121572239 gene encoding spliceosome RNA helicase DDX39B, with protein sequence MTEQDVENELLDYDEDDVDAVGDLSGGDILAIKKERVKGSYVSIHSSGFRDFLLKPELLRAIVDCGFEHPSEVQHECIPQAILGMDVLCQAKSGMGKTAVFVLATLQQLEPVTGQVSVLVMCHTRELAFQISKEYERFSKYMPTIKVAVFFGGLSIKKDGEVLKKECPHVVVGTPGRILALIRNKTLNLRNIKHFILDECDKMLEQLDMRRDVQEIFRLTPHEKQVMMFSATLSKEIRPVCRKFMQDPMEIFVDDETKLTLHGLQQYYVKLKDNEKNRKLFDLLDVLEFNQVVIFVKSVQRCVALAQLLVEQNFPAIAIHRGMPQEERLSRYQQFKDFQRRILVATNLFGRGMDIERVNIAFNYDMPEDSDTYLHRVARAGRFGTKGLAITFVSDETDARTLNDVQDRFEVNISELPDEIDISSYIEPTR